One stretch of Brettanomyces nanus chromosome 4, complete sequence DNA includes these proteins:
- a CDS encoding uncharacterized protein (BUSCO:EOG09340DRS~EggNog:ENOG41), producing MSSSELPRGSSSSSGSRAGPESKAGSLSSSGPSKERSSNSGLHSDSRKYYPSSHYRRSYRHNYNGYNVPQQQSKAEPESKAEPQPELERPQLQLSSQSLHSVSLRQKSMANPFTSRRHDDANGNDAYTDSSNDNNDKIDGYSHNPNRTSSYGPQRRGYHFAPRRVSSSRSISVEGGVFDSERPGSGNTSNGYVDGPQRRRVSSYGNLKDTWPSREGSLSRKSGGDIIGGPSHRDVSRGDWLSYTRGGSRGRYQRRYHGEDSDYYGGSSSSSSSVPPLGGKEEINVNDPQTARLDVKRPGESKEDIEEPKQEPKQEPKQEPKQEPKQEPKQEPKQEPKQEPKQEPKQELKQEPKQEPKQEPKQQPEEFKEDIGDGFTQKPKQKSNEISQELEDGSTTVVSQSQIQQLDHVSIHQESHDTSEPLANPEWSDDDFPVADGCIFPMQKAAYRFWELKNVTKSKRRSGMKYFSSGKISDLYQYNFFGSEILTFKENDGTKLLNILRKYHDLLDIKRRSLTEEYVSRASIWDERCKIMDKHVEKLHKIEEEIRKHKQIVLDEHDQMTNKEIEAWKAKQKLLKQEEEKKLQARRARHHGDSVRTEAEFLEILASLEKERENDPLVRAQYGAATIPNMTLDPVQKYAMEVYIDSNNLVRDKEAWAHRLVTDVTDTFTEDEHTKFCKAFSLYPKKFGRISHYMGGLRSAEECVIHYYVTKKNVDYKEIVAARKNRGKRKGKKKEKEKRADGDGQESDQEGHTPDTSITGSSQKSTPRKATGRLLQSQQCGSKRSRGLKEPSTPKSEESDSTRASVHSPVSKTRRSEPVREPMVDPSPEPLETPESSEIEKKPEPSQQIEEEVNDNNNTDGETEPDSEAETDEEMEPEVALKAKPESRIKTENQAPDQTATNSHLIPAPTIQSIAAALADGSTEDAFVDADSEPALKKARRGRKRSRDFSEEEHKDRRKERGHKDKNHVTSYWSVQETGLFPGLLQEYGTDWESIAKYLGSKTASMVRNYYQRGLSENSQWREVAAAADARRPEASPVPATAPATQYPVSGLLQSPFQNSAIAYAGYPGTSLTSGSIPSYPAPVYKMNNVMKMTKILNTGASDRFTSLPHLQGEPQSAPNPQSQQPEQRKPSIMSLLNNDTAGSASSRSAFISSIPTPALPPIHLTIGNMMNPSAPAGVQYDHTEAPVAAGYPSSSFQSTPAQDISKNPSRAASPPQPQRQVPQPQSRRVGISALEALAQVAFERK from the coding sequence ATGTCCTCTTCAGAGCTTCCGAgaggcagcagcagcagttcAGGAAGCAGAGCGGGTCCCGAAAGTAAGGCTGGAAGTCTCTCTTCCAGCGGGCCTTCCAAAGAAAGGAGTAGCAATTCTGGGTTACACAGTGATAGTCGAAAGTACTATCCTTCATCGCATTACCGCCGCAGTTATCGTCATAATTATAATGGTTACAATGTGCCACAGCAGCAGTCAAAGGCAGAACCAGAGTCAAAGGCAGAGCCACAGCCAGAGCTAGAACGGCCTCAACTACAACTATCGTCACAGTCGCTACATTCAGTATCTCTTAGACAAAAATCTATGGCAAATCCGTTTACCTCGAGGCGACACGATGATGCCAATGGTAACGATGCATATACAGACAGTAGTAATGATAACAACGACAAGATAGACGGCTATTCTCACAATCCCAACAGAACAAGCTCATATGGCCCCCAAAGGCGTGGATATCATTTTGCGCCTCGCAGAGTATCCAGTTCTAGAAGTATTTCAGTTGAAGGTGGAGTTTTTGATAGCGAGAGGCCTGGGAGTGGTAATACTTCTAATGGATACGTTGATGGACCACAACGGCGACGGGTCTCAAGTTATGgaaatttgaaagataCATGGCCTTCTAGAGAAGGTTCTCTATCGCGTAAATCTGGTGGTGACATAATTGGTGGCCCCAGCCATCGTGATGTCAGTAGGGGTGATTGGTTATCATATACTCGTGGAGGAAGTCGTGGTAGGTATCAAAGGAGATATCATGGTGAGGATTCTGATTATTATGGTGGCTCGTCgtcatcctcttcgtcTGTTCCTCCTCTTGGGGGTAAGGAAGAGATAAATGTGAATGATCCACAGACAGCTAGACTGGATGTCAAACGACCAGGAGAATCCAAAGAGGATATTGAGGAACCTAAACAGGAACCTAAACAGGAACCTAAACAGGAACCTAAACAGGAACCTAAACAGGAACCTAAACAGGAACCTAAACAGGAACCTAAACAGGAACCTAAACAGGAACCTAAACAGGAACTTAAACAGGAACCTAAGCAGGAGCCTAAGCAGGAGCCTAAGCAACAACCAGAGGAATTTAAAGAGGATATTGGGGATGGTTTTACGCAGAAACCCAAACAGAAATCAAATGAGATATCTCAGGAACTTGAGGATGGATCAACAACCGTTGTTTCACAATCACAGATACAGCAACTCGATCATGTCTCGATACACCAAGAATCTCATGATACTTCAGAACCTCTAGCAAACCCCGAATGGTCTGACGATGATTTTCCTGTCGCTGATGGTTGTATATTTCCCATGCAGAAAGCTGCCTATCGTTTCTGGGAGCTTAAAAATGTCACTAAGAGTAAAAGACGCAGTGGCATGAAGTATTTCTCTTCTGGTAAGATCAGTGACCTCTACCAGTATAATTTTTTTGGCTCCGAAATACTCACattcaaagagaatgatGGTACGAAACTACTTAACATCTTGAGAAAATATCACGATCTACTAGATATCAAGAGGCGGTCATTAACAGAGGAGTACGTGTCCAGAGCAAGCATATGGGACGAGAGATGCAAGATTATGGACAAACATGTGGAAAAGCTGCATAAGATAGAGGAGGAGATTAGAAAGCACAAGCAAATCGTACTGGACGAACATGATCAAATGACAAACAAGGAGATTGAAGCATGGAAGGCCAAACAGAAATTGCTCaagcaggaagaagagaaaaagctACAGGCGCGTCGTGCTCGCCATCATGGTGATTCTGTAAGGACAGAGGCAGAATTTCTGGAGATTTTAGCTTCAttggaaaaggaaaggGAGAACGACCCGTTAGTTAGAGCGCAATATGGAGCCGCCACCATTCCAAACATGACTTTGGATCCTGTACAGAAATATGCCATGGAAGTGTACATTGATTCGAACAATCTTGTTCGTGATAAGGAGGCTTGGGCTCACCGGCTTGTGACGGATGTAACCGACACCTTCACTGAAGATGAACATACAAAATTTTGCAAGGCATTCTCGCTGTatccaaagaagtttggtCGAATTTCTCACTACATGGGAGGACTGAGAAGCGCCGAAGAGTGTGTGATTCACTATTATGtgacaaagaaaaatgtGGATTACAAGGAGATTGTTGCTGCTAGAAAGAATAGAGGAAAGCGTAAAGgcaagaaaaaggagaaagaaaagagagccGACGGGGATGGACAAGAGAGCGACCAAGAAGGACATACTCCAGATACCTCTATTACTGGGTCTTCTCAGAAATCTACTCCGCGAAAGGCTACTGGCCGACTTCTGCAGTCTCAACAGTGTGGTAGTAAGCGGTCGAGGGGTTTGAAGGAGCCAAGTACACCTAAAAGTGAAGAGTCTGATAGTACGAGGGCTTCAGTCCATTCCCCTGTTTCAAAGACGAGAAGATCAGAGCCTGTTAGAGAACCTATGGTGGACCCGTCTCCAGAGCCACTGGAGACTCCAGAGTCCAGcgagattgaaaagaagccagAACCATCGCAGCAGATCGAGGAAGAGGTCAATGATAATAACAATACAGATGGAGAAACGGAGCCAGATTCTGAAGCTgaaacagatgaagaaatggaacCGGAAGTGGCTCTTAAGGCCAAACCCGAGTCACGCATCAAGACTGAAAACCAGGCTCCTGACCAGACTGCCACAAATTCTCATTTGATACCTGCCCCTACGATTCAAAGCATTGCTGCTGCACTCGCTGACGGTAGTACTGAAGATGCATTTGTAGATGCTGATTCTGAGCCGGCTCTCAAGAAAGCCAGGCGTGgtagaaagagaagtagAGATTTTAGTGAGGAAGAACATAAAGACAGGCGAAAAGAGCGTGGTCACAAAGATAAAAATCATGTGACAAGCTACTGGAGTGTCCAGGAAACCGGTCTATTTCCAGGCCTGTTACAGGAATATGGAACTGATTGGGAATCGATTGCCAAGTATCTTGGTTCGAAGACTGCTTCAATGGTTCGCAACTACTACCAAAGGGGCCTTAGTGAAAATTCACAGTGGAGGGAAGTAGCAGCTGCAGCCGATGCACGCAGACCCGAAGCTTCTCCCGTGCCGGCCACAGCTCCTGCTACGCAATATCCTGTGAGCGGTCTTCTGCAATCCCCATTTCAAAACTCGGCGATCGCTTATGCTGGTTATCCCGGAACTTCTCTAACTTCTGGATCAATTCCCTCTTACCCTGCTCCTGTTTACAAGATGAACAACgtaatgaagatgaccAAAATTTTGAATACTGGTGCCTCTGATCGTTTTACATCACTTCCACACCTGCAGGGAGAACCACAATCAGCACCTAATCCACAATCTCAACAGCCGGAACAGCGTAAGCCTAGTATTATGagccttctcaataatgATACTGCAggttctgcttcttctaGAAGTGCattcatttcttcaatcccGACTCCAGCTCTACCACCTATTCATCTTACAATCGGGAACATGATGAACCCTTCTGCTCCTGCTGGTGTTCAGTATGATCATACAGAAGCCCCGGTTGCGGCTGGCTatccaagttcttcttttcaatccaCTCCAGCTCAAGATATCTCAAAGAATCCAAGTCGAGCTGCATCTCCTCCGCAACCACAACGACAAGTACCTCAACCTCAATCTAGACGTGTAGGCATCAGCGCTTTGGAGGCCTTGGCCCAAGTTGCATTTGAAAGGAAGTAA
- a CDS encoding uncharacterized protein (EggNog:ENOG41) yields MLFYQLIISALLLRVLAFAYSGTAAKTSNSVCEIKLYAHLFSPEMEDFGIYNLHEGAGINYMFLGSGATTMSYDKMTGVISQPLSEQYDQYLVISEDIVMMAVYEPTVKFEIKDRALMADGSADGFYACKNTSDPYHYSKDRYQLMYSKAGNLSYQSCKSVKISAVL; encoded by the coding sequence ATGCTATTTTACCAATTGATCATCTCTGCTCTGCTGCTGCGAGTCCTTGCTTTTGCCTATTCAGGAACTGCTGCCAAAACTTCGAATTCCGTTTGTGAAATCAAATTATATGCTCATTTGTTTTCTCCAGAGATGGAAGATTTCGGAATCTACAATCTCCATGAAGGTGCAGGCATCAACTACATGTTCTTGGGATCCGGTGCCACCACCATGTCCTATGATAAAATGACAGGAGTAATTTCACAGCCTTTGAGTGAGCAGTATGATCAGTACCTGGTTATTTCCGAGGACATCGTTATGATGGCAGTTTACGAGCCAACTGTGAAGTTTGAGATCAAAGATCGTGCTTTAATGGCTGATGGTTCGGCAGATGGCTTTTATGCTTGCAAGAACACCAGTGATCCTTACCATTACTCTAAGGACAGGTATCAATTGATGTACAGCAAGGCCGGAAATCTTTCTTACCAATCATGTAAGAGCGTTAAGATTTCTGCAGTGTTATAA